Proteins encoded together in one Telopea speciosissima isolate NSW1024214 ecotype Mountain lineage chromosome 4, Tspe_v1, whole genome shotgun sequence window:
- the LOC122658961 gene encoding uncharacterized protein LOC122658961: protein MMAEEKKWAAVEQNGNKKERKVYDLPGQKRNPPEERDSLRIFYETLYQRLPDSEMAAFWMMESGLLPLEEAKKVYKKKQKRKQEQKLGSVKRRVDSVKVVEKAKARDPSSPPASAKKKSVEKLKNVSSVWKKSSKRKSRDDDSATSENEVDDDFVLVKKKKKKSKA, encoded by the exons atgaTGGCAGAGGAGAAGAAGTGGGCAGCAGTGGAGCAGAACGGGaacaagaaggagaggaaggtgTATGATTTGCCTGGTCAAAAGCGCAACCCACCCGAGGAG AGGGACTCTTTGAGAATTTTCTACGAAACACTGTATCAGCGACTCCCTGATAGTGAAATGGCGGCTTTTTG GATGATGGAGAGTGGGCTTCTGCCTCTGGAGGAAGCAAAGAAAGTGTacaagaagaaacagaagaggAAGCAGGAACAGAAGCTAGGGTCAGTTAAGAGAAGAGTGGACTCTGTCAAAGTTGTTGAAAAGGCAAAGGCAAGGGACCCATCATCTCCTCCGGCCTCGGCAAAGAAGAAGTCGGTGGAGAAGTTGAAAAACGTGTCATCAGTGTGGAAGAAGTCCAGTAAGCGCAAGAGTAGGGACGACGATAGTGCCACATCTGAGAATGAAGTAGACGATGactttgttttggtcaaaaagaagaaaaagaagtctaAAGCCTGA
- the LOC122657404 gene encoding uncharacterized protein LOC122657404 translates to MAWFFKRKRGPEWKQGWTEQNLVNISAPPLPFLAFFGVVILFLSLSQYTDYKSQMNRALISFQFLLFILPVVLIFLVRSMAINGRFFRIPLPQYNSIHRAGSSPWGVAALVVVLLLMISYQSSVHSNWFRPLWRTY, encoded by the coding sequence ATGGCATGGTTCTTCAAAAGGAAGAGGGGCCCTGAATGGAAACAAGGATGGACAGAGCAGAACCTCGTTAACATCTCTGCTCCACCACTTCCCTTCCTTGCCTTCTTTGGAGTTGttattctcttcctttctctgtcACAGTACACAGACTACAAATCCCAGATGAACAGGGCTTTGATCAGTTTTCAATTTCTGTTATTCATTTTACCTGTTGTATTGATCTTCTTGGTGCGATCCATGGCTATCAATGGTAGGTTCTTTAGGATACCTCTTCCACAGTATAACTCGATTCATCGAGCAGGGAGCTCTCCTTGGGGTGTTGCAGCTTTGGTGGTTGTGCTTCTGCTTATGATCTCTTATCAGTCATCTGTTCATTCCAACTGGTTTAGACCCTTATGGAGAACATATTAA